Below is a genomic region from Amphiura filiformis chromosome 19, Afil_fr2py, whole genome shotgun sequence.
AAAGACAAATATAAATCTCATTTGTTGACATCAGTTTATAATTATAGAAACAATGATCAAAAATCCAAGAAAGGAGCAATCTGCAACTTCCGAATTTTCATCTTCCTTGGATTTTTGgatcattttctttatttctaaatctgagctaaaagttctaattatgacataactgtctttgtttaggatacagACCTGAAACTGGCCATttgtaaaaaaaagggggaaatagcGCAAAATCATGCTATAAAAACTCTAATTGAGCTGAAAATAATTCCAGgaataaaaaagaggaaatcagctaaaaagaggaaaagtgTCAGATCTTGaggatatacaggggtcaaaataactggtaccttaattcttttgaggtCTGTGTGTAATTCATTGGCATTCTATTCTCATTAGgccttaaaaaaattgtttgattggcgtaacccaaccgaccctaaaaataggcccgaccctagactttttttcttatttttttgcaaaaaatggataaaaaaatttaaaaaagattaaaattttaaaaaagaagaaaaattcgTGAtattcagcttaaaatgtgtgtaaaattttttttttaaataaaattgccgaccgacctaccctaattttttttttttttttttcatgttacgccaatcaaacaatttttttttaggccttaataataattatatcaatCTTTTTTACTTTTGTGTGATTTCTTTGTGAACCCGTCAAAatacaatgggctgttccagttgaaatccatacacctatggcagacatgaccttaatcttccgcacagggagtgtgaatttcaaatggggttacctgaatggtttgACTCCATTTGCAGTCTACACCCCAGTGTGAAAGGCTAATATCAAAGCCTTTCAATaggaatgtatggatttcaaattgactAGGCCAATAACTCTATACAATTTTTCAACCTGATGTGACAATGTCAATGCGTTGATGCAACTATTTCCCGTTCGCATCTACGTGTCGTCTTAAAGTATGCTTGCTTTTTGAGCGAACAcaagtcactgccacatcaaggtggaAAATAGTATTAATGCTTAGTTACCAAGTAGAAAAATTTTGCCATACTACTCGGTGAATTGATCACATATACTTGACCAATTTAATCAGAATagcttgggtttttttttgcacaaCACCTCAAGTACCTTCTTCTGTGAATGTCCACTGGCTTATTCCTGTTGAAttaaacaccccctatggaaaatttgaccttaatctcccctaCAGGGGGTGTGCATTTCAAGCGGAGTCACcgttcaggtaactccatttcaaatttacactccctgtgtgcaattaaggtcacatcttccatagtgAGTGTAAGGTTATCAACTggcttttttaaatattttttttatgaaaattgtgCTATACATCAACAATGTGTAAAATATCTTCAACTCACCTGTGCTTTTCACCACGTTGATAATATCCTTCTTCTCATCAAAGACcctttcctccattttcttcGGACTTGCATGCCAGTTCTGATGTTGCTGAGGAGTTTGCAAATCCTTGTGTTCAAGCCTATGACTCTGAAGCAACGACACTAACTGACATTCAGCTCCGCACGCATCGCATGCGTACATCCCTTTCAAGTTCTTGTGGAGTCCGGCTGTCATGTGCTTCTCGAAGAGTCTCCTGTTTGAAAAAGACCTGCTGCAAGTCTTGCAGAAGTTATCAGTACCTTCATCTGCCACAGTTTGTCCTTCTGGTATTGTCTTCTTCACCGAAGCCATTTCCCCACTTTGTTCTTTAGATCCATCAAGCTTCTTTGTTTCCAAAAGAGCCAGTTTATCGCTGCTTAGACACCTTCCCTTGGAATTAACCCAGTGCCGTTTTAGTTTTGACTTGTATTGATACTGAGCAAAGCAGACTTTACACTGATAAAAGCCCGTTTTCTCATTTAGATGTTCCGCATAAAAGGAGTCTGCAACATTTTGACCTTGAGGTATTGTGCTTTTCTTGGAGACCATTCCAGTGCTTTCTTCATTAGGTACAACAGATTTCTTTGCTTTCACAGGGATCGGTTTTTCAGGGCTTGCCTGACACTTTCCCTTAGTCCTATCACGGTGGCGTTTGAGATACGACTGGAATTCAAAATCTCGGTTGCAGATTTTGCACTGATACTTTAAGATTATAGCATGTTGACTTTGTGACTTTGTCTCAGGGGCCACTGCAGTGTTTTGTCCTTTCGATccagcaattttctttgtttctgCAGCCAATTTCTCAAGGCTAAAATGAGACGCTCCCTTAGCTCTGGTCCGGTGCAAGTTTTGACCTTCTGTCTTCTTTTTGGAGGCCGTTTCCGTGACTTGTCCTTTAGATCCGTCAATTTTCTTCCTTTCTGCAGCCAATTTCTCGAGACTGGAATGACACTCGTCCTTAGCTCTAGTCCAGTGTAGTTTTAGACGAGACACAAACTCAAACTCTGCCTTGCAGACTTCACACTGATACATGCCATTCTGGTTGATGTGGAGTCCTTCCTTTACATGGTCCTTATACATGGACGCATTGCGGGATGCTTTCTTGCAGATTTTGCAGTAGACTTCGACACATTTCTCTTCATGCTTCTGAATATTTGCGACAGCAAACCCGACACCGCAAAATTGACAAAGGACAACCTTGCCTGTTTCTATGCCGGAGGTGTCCACTTGATCTTGCTCTTTAAATTTAGAAAGTCTCCTGCCATCAGTGGAAGACACAatcttttctttcttctcattAATTAACTGCTGCTTTGAAAGTGTCTCATCTGATTTAGAACCTGGCTTAGTTGTCTTTGCTATAGAGGTATCCTGTTGTTTATCAACCCCAGAAGATGCTGCTGGTAGTTCCTTCTTCTCTGGACATTTTGTGTCGTGAAAGATAACCTCTCCAATGGACAAGAATTCCTGATTGCAATATTTGCAGTTGTACAATTTCTTGTATGGCGGCTTTTTTACCAGAGGTTCTTTAGAGACAGACTTAGATGACTTTGCTTCATCGACATCCTCCTTTTTGCCAACTCTGGGAGACAGCCGCTTCGAAGCTCTCCCAGGTGATTTTACTGGAGTCTTTTTAGGGACTGCCTTAGATGACTTTGCTTCATCAACCTCCTCCTTCTTATCAACTCTGGGAGACTGCCGCTTTGAAGCTTTCCCAGCTGACTTCACCGGAGTCTTTTTCAAGGCAGCTTTAGACGACTTTGCTTTGGCAGGTTTATCAACTCTGGGAGATTGCTGTTTTGATGCTTTCCCAACTGATTTCACCGGAGTCTTTTTAGATGCAGCCTTAGATGACTTTGTCTTAGCCACATCCTGCATTTTATCAGCTTCGGAAGATGCCGCTGGTATTTTCTTCTTCTTGGGACAAATCGACTCGTGAAAGATTACACCTCCGATGGAGCCGAACACCTGTTTACAGAACCGGCAGTTGTACACGCCGTTGACGTTCTTACAGAAGTGACGCCCAAGTTCATTGTGTCTGTCCAGATGAGCTTTGGTGGCAAAGTACCTGTCGCAGAGTTGACAATACCAGGATTCTGATTCACTCTCCTTGTCTATAGTTTGATCCCTTTTGTCCGCATTCTTACTCTCAGTTTGGCTTTGGCTTTTTGACTCCTCCTTATCATCCATCTTATCTTCCATTCCAGGCACCTTCTTTGTTGCAGACCCCTTTGTTTCTTGATgagagtcatcatcatcatcatcacttccaGATGGTGACGACTCATTTTCTGAGTCGGACTTATCATCTTTGGTCTTATCATCAATTTCAGTTCCCTTCTTTATTTCCAAATCACTTGCTTCTTGATGAgtgtcatcatcttcatcatcacttCCAGATGGTGACGACTCATTTTCAGAGTCAGACTTATCATCTTTGGTCTTATCATCAATTTCAGGTACCTTCTTTGTTGCCGAACTTGTTTCTTGATGGGCTTCATCCGGGGctacatcatcctcatcatcacttCCAGATGGCGGCATCTCATTTTCAGAGTCGGACTTCTCACCTTTGGTCATATCATCAATTTCAGTTCCCTTCTTTGTTGCCGAACTTGTTTCTTGATGGgtttcatcatcctcatcatcacttCCAGCTGGTGATGACTCATTTTCAGCGTCAGATTTCTCATCTTTGGTCAAATCATCAATTTCAGTTACCTTCTTTGTTTTAGAACCACTAGTTTTTTGATGAGAGTCATCATCACTTCCAGATGGTGACGACTCATTTTCTGAGTCAGACTTCTCATCTTTGGTCGTATCGATTTCAGCCACCTTCTTTGCTGCAGAACCACTTGTTTCTTGACGagtgtcatcgtcatcatcacttTCAAATGATGATGACTCTTTTTCTGAAACAGACTTGTTATCTTTGGTCTTATCCTCAATTTCGACCACCTTTGCTGTCAAAGAGTCACTTGTTTTTTGATGAGTGTTATCATCACCACTACCATCATCATCACTTCCAGATGATGACTCCTTGGTCTCAGCTTCATCTTCTTGTTCCGACTGCTGCTTGGACGTCACTTGATGATCTGCTTCTAGGGTATCACGATTAGCTTCTCTTTCATCATTGTCATCACGAGCTTCCAACTCTCCAgggtcaccatcatcatcatcagaaatAACTTGCATTTGCCCATCTCCATCATCTCCAGCAGGACTGCTACTTCTGTTTCTGCCCTCTTCCACCTCCTTCTTCTCTTCCAAATCCATGCCATGTTCTTCCGGTGTCTCTGTATCATTCTCATCTTTAtctacattttcatcattttccgtTTCATTTAGTTCCCCCTCAGATGTAATGTCTTCATCAACAGCTCTTTGAGCTCCATCCACACTAGTCTGTTCCACAGTCTTGTCTGGAATATTTTCAGTGCAGTCTTCATCCGCTGCATTATCGTTTCTTTTGCTGGACTTTGGAATATTTGTTGTGAAGTCTTCATCCTCTGTAGCATCTTTTATTTCACTGGGCTTTTCGTTCTCATCCGTATCATTTTGTTCAGAAGTAGTTTCATCTCTTCCATCAAGTGAACCTTTTacaacagtacttttgttagggcTCTCCTCACTTGTATCATCTCCATGTTCAGATTCACCTTTAGCAACTATTGGAGTTCCATCCACACTAGTCTGTTCCACAGTCTCGTCTGGAATATTTTCAGTGCAGTCTTCATCCGCTGCAGCATCTTTTCTTTCACTGGACTTTGGAATATCTGTTGTGAAGTCTTCATCTTCtgtagcaacttttctttcaccTGACTTTTCTTCTTTATCCGTAGCATTTGGTTCAGAAGTACTTTCATCTCTTCCATCAAGTGATCCTTTCACCTTACTACTTTTGTTAGGGCTCCCTTCACTTGCATCATCTTTATATTCAGTGGCCCTCCCCTTCTCTTCTTCCAACTCATCTTCAGTAGTTCCTTGAGTTCCATCCACACTGGTCTGTTCTTCAGTTTCATCTGGAATATTTTCAGCAGAGTCCTCATCCTCTGTAGCATCTTTACTTTCATTGGCCCTTTCTTCTTTTTCATCCATATTATTTTGTTCAGAAGGAGTTTCATCTTTTCCATCTTGTGAATCTTTTACTTCAGTATTTTGGTTAGGGCTATCTTTCTTTGAATTGTCTGTTTGGCTTTTGTTAGAGCTCTCTTCACTTGCATTATCATTTTGGTCAAACGCTCTCCTCTCCTTGTCTACTGATACAGTTTCATCATGTTTCTCCAGATGTTCATCATCTTCCTtcccaatatcatcatcatcatcatccatcttTTCAGCCTCCTCTTCATGTCGCTCCTCTTCTGATTCTTTACGGTTTCCGCATCGCAGTCCGGTGATAGGTTTGTCAACAAGATGCTTTTGTTGGAATCATCTATCTCAGACTCACCAGTGTGATCATGTGAAGTTTCTCCTTCTATTGGAATCCCTTGCTCATTTTCATCTCCATCCACTGAAGTCAACTTCTCCTCTGGGTTACTTTGCTCTGGTTCCGATTGTTCTCCTGTTGAAAGCTGCACTTGCATTGGGCTCCTCTGTGTAGTATCTTCCATCTCTGCCTTGTCATTTTTCATTGAAGATTCTTCCATCGTTGGAGTCTCCGACACCTTGTCTACTTTCACCGTGACCTTCCAAGATTCTGCTAACTTTAGAAGCTCTGATGCCATGTCTTCTTCTACTGAAACCTTACAAACACCCTCTTGTGACTGATATTCTTCTCCTGATGTATGTTGCTCTGGTCCTACATTTTCCTGAGTAGATGCGCTGGATGTTTCTTCCACTTCAGAATGTTCTTGATGATCACCCGCTTGATTTCTTTCAGTTTGCATcgtgttatcatcatcatcaccagctTTCTTATCTGTGACATCACATTTCTTTAGCTGAGATACATCTCCAGATGATCCGCTTTGTGCACCATCCGTATCATCAATCTCAAGACATCTAGGCGAGGATGCAGCATCTGAATCCACATCCATGCCACAATCAAAAGAAGCTGGTTCCGCATCACTTGAAACCTCTTTACTGTCTTGATCTTCCTTACTATTTAATATTCCTTTCCTTGCCTCTCTCTTGTCAGAAAAATCATCTTCCTTCGGAGATATGCTATCTGCTTTACTTGCACTTTCTGCGATGATTGTGTCATTCTCGCAAGATGCTTGAAGCGAAGATATTCCTGACTTTCCACTCTTCTCTTCATCATCATCTAGTGATGTTTTCAAACCAGACACGTTACCTTCATCAAGTTCTGATGACGGCAAAGATGGTATTTCCTGGTTCGTATTTACATCTTCCGCCCGATGTTCTCTTTCACTATTATCTTCCTCAGATGATGACATCGCCACTTCCTGGCTATTATCAGACATTGTTGCAGTTACTGATATTTTTGATCCGGGGTCAACTTTCGTGCAGCCGCCTGCTGGCTGATCACTGGATGAGTCTTGTTTCAAGTTGTTCGCTGTACTCGCTTGATCTGACGTCGTCTCATCACGGGATTCAAGTTTATCAAGGGATGTTTCTCTGGCCTCTAACCTTGATTGACTTTGACATTCCATTGACCCCTCAACCGCTAAAAAAGTCACCCCTTCAGATTGGTTGTTTGGAGTTTCTTTGTCTACTACATTCTCTGTGCCATCTGGTTTCTTGGTGGCATCATTTTTCATTTCTGGAGCAGGATGTGAGGAATCAGCTGCATCTTGCTTGGCATGTACATCTGAGTCTAGACTACCTTCAGCACTTGTTGGACAATGGAGCCCATCTTCACAGGTACCTGCAACCTCCTCCTCCTGGGGTTCTCCTCCCGGTTCTAGTTTATCTCGTTCTGGACGTAGCTCTCTCCCACCACCATCAGTTCTTGAATCAGAATGAAGCGTTTCAGACACCTTTGATTGTATATCAGGAATGGACTTGTCCTCAGCTGCTCTGACTCGTTCGCCGTCGTcagttttgacatctttttcttccGGTTGAATCACTTCTTCTAATTTGTTATCGAGTTGTTTCTCCTTACCCGCTTCTGTTTCCACCACTGTTTCTTTCATCCCTACTTGTTCACTCTCTTGGTTATTCTTCTCCTTTCCTACCTCCAGGCGGCCATCTCCATGACCTGCTACAGACACATGCTCTTTCTGACCTTTGCCCTCTGATGAAGTTTGGTCAACTGATGCGTTCTCTCCACCAGCACCTTTCAGCGCATCTTCATCACCTTTCTCAGGTTGGGCAGTCTCTGCTGGTTTAGCTTCCAACACGGGCGTTTCTGCCAACACTGGTATCTTTGCCAAAACAGGTGTCTCTGCTTCAACCGGTATCTTTGCCAAAACCGGTGTTTCTGCCTCAACCGGTATATTTGCCAAAACCGGTGTTTCTGCCTCAACTGGTATCTTTGCCAAAACAGGCGTTTCTGCCTCAACCGGTACCTTTGCCAAAACAGGTGTTTCTGCCTCGACCGGTATCTTTGCCAAAACAGGTGTTTCTGCCTCAACCGGTATCTTTGCCAAAACCGGTGTTTCTGCCTCAACCGGTATCTTTGCCAAAACGGGTGTTTCTGCCTCAACCGGTATCTTTGCCAAAACCGGTGTCTCTTCCAAAACCGGTATCTGTGCCAACACAGTCTCTTTCCCGTCTTGTGATTTTCCAGCTTGTTCGTCTGTCGAGTCTTTAACAGTCTTGGTCACAGACTGCTTTGTCTCTGTGGAATGCACTTGAAAGGTTCCTATGGATAACCTGACTACTCCCACATCCTGCTGCTGTTTCTGTGCAGGCTCCTGCGCCTTCCCCTCTTTGCCTTCATCAGGTGGCTTCGCTCTCTCCTCTGGAGTTGTCTGTCCCTGTACTACCTCTTCCACAACAAATGATTCTACCACTTCCTCTTCCACAACTTCCTCAGAAGCTGGTTTCTGCAGAGACAACCTCTTGCCAGCTGTCTCATTTGTTTCCACCTCAACTTGAGTAACAACCTCTTCAACAGTTTCCACCGTCATCTCTTCACCCACTGTGCTCTCCACTCCTACCATTGCCTCTGCTCCAACTGTTGTCACAGTTTCCACCATGGTCTCCATTCCCACTGTTGTCTGTACTTCCACTTCTGACTCCACTCCTGGTTCCGCTCCCACTCTTGTCCCAACTGGCGTATCCGTCGCAACAGTCTCCTCTGATTCAACGATCATCTCGGTTCCAACTGTCTCCTCTGCTTCAACTGGAAGATCGGATGATTTCATCTGATGTTTCATATGCTTCTTCGCTTCGCGTTTCTGCATCATCAGTTTTTCTCCTGCGTCAGCGTGGATCACCACAGGCCTGTTCGCCTCCGTGACTGTGTGGATCACCACTTCCTTATCCTTGACGACGACATCCACTATGTTGTCGACAGGAATGAGTTCAACCGATTCTTGCTTTGGTAGTTTGGTTTTGGTCGTGTCATACATTTTAGCCTCGGTGCCGATGGATTCGTCCTCTGGAGCAGCTGAGGTCCCGGCTTGGTTTGGATCTATACCAATAGCAGAGATAATAAGAGCAAATGTAAGAAAACTATTTTAGACTTCAattgtaattataataataataaatttcggatttatagagcgcctttttccagctagatcttgaaggattcaaagcactgtaatttcgctgccatggtgaatcatcagcCGAATTGCTGACTAAATCACAGTATATTTGTATGCTTTATTTTTGCTTTATTACTTGTTACACAATAGATAATTAGGGAGAGTCAAATGAATTTCCTttcaaagaaatgaaaattaattgcACAACAAAATTCTGCTCCGACAAATATATTCCACAAagttgggatattccatttggaatccatacaccccctgtggaagacatgaccttaatctcacaacacagggagggtgaatttaaaaaagtcactgaataggcaactccatttgaaatctacaccccctatgtgggaaactaagatcatgtctttcaccGGTGTATGGATTATAACTGAAATGGCCCATTTTTTTACCTTTCAGCCCAACAGACACAACCGTTAACTTCTCTGTTAGACTCATCTGCTCCAGGGAGGGCGGGGAATGCGAGTGATGACCCTGCCTCAGGTACGCACACTTATCCGCCTTATCAATGTACGCTGTTGCACGACACGCGTTCCGCTCGCGACAACGTAAGTTGATCTGTGATAAAGAAATGGAGAGGAACTGGTATTCATATTTGTTCATAGGACTGCTTTtatccacagcagctgaagggagtatcccatcatgcattgcagtcttatctgcttgctccataacAAGTACATGCAAACAACAAAATTAGTGAGAGCTGCTTACATATTGACAGATTATGgacagtttcacaatactttatccaggtcatattttttcaaacaaaagtcttgtCTGAATTAAGCAAGTAATTGAAAGTTATAGGGAGAGTGTGGCGCAacggttagggtacttgcctttagtgcatggcaatttgctgggatattgacttggaaaaaaaaggcaacttctgtagattaaattcagacttccgctctcaccatgaatcatgaaagtaccccGTCTTTTGGAGGGGACgtaaagccgtcggtcccgtatgcagagagccatacctgtatgtatttcgcagccagtttctaaaagagtagggtgttaacccctgactgttcccaatccgttccggtgttcaaatggaccccaatggaaataagtttcaatagaggctttcttgggttatccagggttgtcaaaacccgaacaaatcaaataaaaaaaagggaAGTGCCTACCTTCTTTTCACTTTCTGAAGCTTTCATGAAGATGTAATTCTTTATCAACCATTTCTTGGTCTGATTCCTGAAGTGAATCTCCTGATACTCCACTGCTTCCAAAGGTTCTCCTGGAGGCTCTGAAAGGCAATTGTAAAAAAAGATATCATTCATGATCCTGGTATTTATTtaagattgtttttgtttttgttttgtttttgctcccACTTCACGATATTGACACTTTTGTTTGAGCTCACAGATGTGAATAACCCAGCCAAGTGTTTGATTCAttttataccgtaaaaccttgtctacaagcatacataGCGTTTTTGATTAAAGCtcaattaatatgaaacaagcatgaatatgccaatacaatagattggtcttacaataatacttgtttgtatatgaagagctttgtttcaaaaccccttacatccacttgcccaattttgagaacacatcaaaaaatcatcaaaataatcactgatataaggtgatttcaacaaaagcagtttttggcaggatgctcatcctacccaagcatcctgccaaaaactgcttttgttgcaaacacccatatatcagtgatttttttgatgattttttgatgtgttctcaaaaatgggcaagtggatgtaaggggttttgaaacaaagctcttcatatgcttggatctgtaatttatttgctcaaactccataatggcgcctggattaatttagctttcatcaaaagcactctatatgcttgtagacaaggttttacggtattatgcATCACTTGGGTCTACATGATACATTAAAAGTATATTTTTTAATACTTCCGTGGACCATGTACGCG
It encodes:
- the LOC140140573 gene encoding uncharacterized protein, whose translation is MDEKEERANESKDATEDEDSAENIPDETEEQTSVDGTQGTTEDELEEEKGRATEYKDDASEGSPNKSSKVKGSLDGRDESTSEPNATDKEEKSGERKVATEDEDFTTDIPKSSERKDAAADEDCTENIPDETVEQTSVDGTPIVAKGESEHGDDTSEESPNKSTVVKGSLDGRDETTSEQNDTDENEKPSEIKDATEDEDFTTNIPKSSKRNDNAADEDCTENIPDKTVEQTSVDGAQRAVDEDITSEGELNETENDENVDKDENDTETPEEHGMDLEEKKEVEEGRNRSSSPAGDDGDGQMQVISDDDDGDPGELEARDDNDEREANRDTLEADHQVTSKQQSEQEDEAETKESSSGSDDDGSGDDNTHQKTSDSLTAKVVEIEDKTKDNKSVSEKESSSFESDDDDDTRQETSGSAAKKVAEIDTTKDEKSDSENESSPSGSDDDSHQKTSGSKTKKVTEIDDLTKDEKSDAENESSPAGSDDEDDETHQETSSATKKGTEIDDMTKGEKSDSENEMPPSGSDDEDDVAPDEAHQETSSATKKVPEIDDKTKDDKSDSENESSPSGSDDEDDDTHQEASDLEIKKGTEIDDKTKDDKSDSENESSPSGSDDDDDDSHQETKGSATKKVPGMEDKMDDKEESKSQSQTESKNADKRDQTIDKESESESWYCQLCDRYFATKAHLDRHNELGRHFCKNVNGVYNCRFCKQVFGSIGGVIFHESICPKKKKIPAASSEADKMQDVAKTKSSKAASKKTPVKSVGKASKQQSPRVDKPAKAKSSKAALKKTPVKSAGKASKRQSPRVDKKEEVDEAKSSKAVPKKTPVKSPGRASKRLSPRVGKKEDVDEAKSSKSVSKEPLVKKPPYKKLYNCKYCNQEFLSIGEVIFHDTKCPEKKELPAASSGVDKQQDTSIAKTTKPGSKSDETLSKQQLINEKKEKIVSSTDGRRLSKFKEQDQVDTSGIETGKVVLCQFCGVGFAVANIQKHEEKCVEVYCKICKKASRNASMYKDHVKEGLHINQNGMYQCEVCKAEFEFVSRLKLHWTRAKDECHSSLEKLAAERKKIDGSKGQVTETASKKKTEGQNLHRTRAKGASHFSLEKLAAETKKIAGSKGQNTAVAPETKSQSQHAIILKYQCKICNRDFEFQSYLKRHRDRTKGKCQASPEKPIPVKAKKSVVPNEESTGMVSKKSTIPQGQNVADSFYAEHLNEKTGFYQCKVCFAQYQYKSKLKRHWVNSKGRCLSSDKLALLETKKLDGSKEQSGEMASVKKTIPEGQTVADEGTDNFCKTCSRSFSNRRLFEKHMTAGLHKNLKGMYACDACGAECQLVSLLQSHRLEHKDLQTPQQHQNWHASPKKMEERVFDEKKDIINVVKSTGQKETRNKEVSAPGQPTTRRKRKVEDATSPSPKESQHKRTKSAIDSRGTSKHSPGAAFMDTVTHGIRSGSSSPAPSERRSSFGSVDGRTTSPMSPMGGTLYCKFCNLVFRSDGAIEKHVNSCQPFKKTVRIGCKACKKDLKNVEAAKAHRGRCTKSMEPVKTTPRRSDLPNYCNQCRRTYEDIDTHRRVGVHRNANGKFECKFCKKEFDEANMMLNHKRSDCALAKEAAQAKTTLALAKTKYCQKCDRTFATVIACQTHVAAGRHKNDQGVYVCEQCGKDFQYEKGLISHERIDHPKEGDKDLVAELKHGYGLDSDQTPGDNASGANRKVGSTPHSQKKKAELLPLYHCDHCGDVFTSETNLQKHGTVCGGSGDYRENCRFCEGTFFDRKLLEEHESKYCTNREVVVIGGSLKSQKNSAKSGKTADESQSARATIRVENDSKDKLADDVDTDGGTSKTWSCLQCHTTYSQQVAYEKHMLGPHKNKDGLYACEICKTTFQHVRTLYRHKRNFHANQKEHKAKEDSVIRCNICGEQFQTKRVLANHVKLHEEMLGEPSSSGNSDAKLTCTECPRKYSTYDELTQHQAKHNKHHYCHKCDLVFYNVLGFEGHIKKGYHKEKNARGQLVCDGCNRVYFKINEVRDHETKCLARLGKVVKQKEQIEVPEKMERMEEEKEIVEEAKEVEVSDDDDDDGPDDVEVVSSSDDDDGSDQESPVKKPEKLYCEACKVTFSHEYDYECHMDAGYHKNKDGFYTCTFCKRPFKTIATLTEHEKDTFP
- the LOC140141265 gene encoding uncharacterized protein, which translates into the protein MDLGNKVQEISFDKIWGPKLGSAWLLGEYAFVRNLESDNRIFLKCQKSKNRCKATAVIDKVTNTAYNRQVTHNHEPPDPMEYKYVRQDASDGESSIPSSLSSLDDLSDDSSDDEGYRRPPVRSPRQSGRSPRPPLDGDLPSDLDSDESSSGSSSSSSSSSNSSNSSIESSSSRPSSPEPDDGQGDANFCEKCNRAFATPAVYRKHMEMGRHKNKKGLYACVECGKEYQYLNALQSHEALHAMISRAQVQAESSSSSDQSEDESSGSDYPSSSKGNNPPKAASPKGGQETISWDVLSNQAKYCTKCNQTFTSSSELREHIKLGIHKDSKGWYTCPMCNLQFEFLRTLQVHEEVQHKGEKPAAEPENDSSSDEASFKESSNAGSESAISDPEQLAAGSSKKKASPAVPLSPSKRSRMDFNDANYCQLCDRTFTTKSLFNKHMSAGRHKNEKGLYACRLCLKEFQFEKALQSHETMHSGPEIFQGAQETLFFRQADKALTEVEMNMKAKKKTTPVVTPRPVKSKPPGEPLEAVEYQEIHFRNQTKKWLIKNYIFMKASESEKKINLRCRERNACRATAYIDKADKCAYLRQGHHSHSPPSLEQMSLTEKLTVVSVGLKDPNQAGTSAAPEDESIGTEAKMYDTTKTKLPKQESVELIPVDNIVDVVVKDKEVVIHTVTEANRPVVIHADAGEKLMMQKREAKKHMKHQMKSSDLPVEAEETVGTEMIVESEETVATDTPVGTRVGAEPGVESEVEVQTTVGMETMVETVTTVGAEAMVGVESTVGEEMTVETVEEVVTQVEVETNETAGKRLSLQKPASEEVVEEEVVESFVVEEVVQGQTTPEERAKPPDEGKEGKAQEPAQKQQQDVGVVRLSIGTFQVHSTETKQSVTKTVKDSTDEQAGKSQDGKETVLAQIPVLEETPVLAKIPVEAETPVLAKIPVEAETPVLAKIPVEAETPVLAKIPVEAETPVLAKVPVEAETPVLAKIPVEAETPVLANIPVEAETPVLAKIPVEAETPVLAKIPVLAETPVLEAKPAETAQPEKGDEDALKGAGGENASVDQTSSEGKGQKEHVSVAGHGDGRLEVGKEKNNQESEQVGMKETVVETEAGKEKQLDNKLEEVIQPEEKDVKTDDGERVRAAEDKSIPDIQSKVSETLHSDSRTDGGGRELRPERDKLEPGGEPQEEEVAGTCEDGLHCPTSAEGSLDSDVHAKQDAADSSHPAPEMKNDATKKPDGTENVVDKETPNNQSEGVTFLAVEGSMECQSQSRLEARETSLDKLESRDETTSDQASTANNLKQDSSSDQPAGGCTKVDPGSKISVTATMSDNSQEVAMSSSEEDNSEREHRAEDVNTNQEIPSLPSSELDEGNVSGLKTSLDDDEEKSGKSGISSLQASCENDTIIAESASKADSISPKEDDFSDKREARKGILNSKEDQDSKEVSSDAEPASFDCGMDVDSDAASSPRCLEIDDTDGAQSGSSGDVSQLKKCDVTDKKAGDDDDNTMQTERNQAGDHQEHSEVEETSSASTQENVGPEQHTSGEEYQSQEGVCKVSVEEDMASELLKLAESWKVTVKVDKVSETPTMEESSMKNDKAEMEDTTQRSPMQVQLSTGEQSEPEQSNPEEKLTSVDGDENEQGIPIEGETSHDHTGESEIDDSNKSILLTNLSPDCDAETVKNQKRSDMKRRLKRWMMMMMILGRKMMNIWRNMMKLYQ